In Cucurbita pepo subsp. pepo cultivar mu-cu-16 chromosome LG04, ASM280686v2, whole genome shotgun sequence, the following are encoded in one genomic region:
- the LOC111793570 gene encoding protein LONGIFOLIA 2-like, with protein sequence MAAKLLHSLTDDNPDLRKQIGCMTGILHLFDRHNAIATKQISHKRLPPGHSGDTVSTVHHHEKATESSLNENTNDKQSVATESSGDSLSSCSSSLSSLVCNKTAELEARINVLESPSSCSERQPFNIKHVVKDSIHREVRTSFIKITDVDDFDHGPRHPPMFKCAEISSRVARNRKQEIQIDMEESFRVLAKLKDASRNFNEATTGCPRSSYENEAKRGKSLISRDSPRLSYDGRDRSRFSFESRSLKSSPKLKELPRLSLDSRTTVCRNVPNSSCSTDKAPELHQKRLPSVVAKLMGIETLPDSLLATDTQCGGESFAKPLESRDLKSSPRQTKNLDLIKKPIPNSRHPIETAPWRKLAGAQVPKSTAFRPGPEPSSSAYGEVETRLKDLELQQSSKDLRALKKILEAIQTRALSEIGMEEQGSVFGIQRNQEPSSSSSNQKTRLISQRNRRSNVAESPIIIIRPAKSVDKSVISTSMIPMDRFPVLHKLRNEGFQDSKKGSSNSQTRARFLKNTQKDLAVVTSEKKPISRHIRSPQTSSKPQVVLKESTSTTSLIKSSDSVSPRLRLRKVEVEKRSHPPKSDANKPKRKTKETKSSNIRQCDEQSSEMSNESRSLSCQSDDMTSKMDIEVHSSIQSTKTDVDQRQAMEAAELLTTSSVKKLSMMAVGEDGSTIEQDTLAVEHPSPVSVLDGSLYRDDEPSPVKKITTILDASLKGDDCLDSNERRSEDQCNLSDDIFVNRSVLNRNVEIDNMKFENIDDLIQKLRHLNSHHDEAEKDYIALLCENTNPDHRYISEILLASGLLLQDLGSDLTTFQLHPSGNPINPELFYVLEKTKAGSSPAISSNSNRERKLIFDAVNEILIENLAVIDGGAPEPWLKPTKIAKEALSGQMILKQLCNEIEQLQSKKFECNFDEEKNDSKNILQDDVMRQPRRWTDFRGDIYDVVLDVERLIFKDLVNEIVIQ encoded by the exons ATGGCTGCAAAACTTCTACATTCCTTGACAGATGACAATCCTGATTTGCGCAAGCAAATAGGCTGTATGACTGGTATTCTCCATCTGTTTGATCGTCACAATGCGATCGCCACGAAGCAAATTAGTCACAAGAGGCTCCCACCTG GCCATTCTGGTGACACGGTTAGCACTGTACATCACCATGAGAAAGCCACT GAGTCGAGCCTGAATGAGAACACGAACGACAAACAAAGCGTGGCTACTGAATCATCCGGAGACTCTCTCTCGTCCTGTTCATCATCTTTGTCGTCTCTGGTGTGCAACAAAACTGCAGAACTAGAAGCCAGGATCAATGTTCTTGAAAGTCCCTCTAGCTGTTCAGAGAGGCAACCATTCAATATCAAACATGTAGTGAAAGACTCTATACATAGAGAAGTAAGAACATCGTTCATTAAAATAACCGACGTGGACGACTTTGATCACGGTCCAAGACACCCTCCTATGTTCAAATGTGCAGAGATTTCTTCGAGAGTTGCAAGAAACCGAAAACAAGAAATTCAGATCGATATGGAGGAGTCTTTTAGAGTTCTTGCTAAGCTAAAAGATGCATCCAGGAACTTTAATGAAGCTACTACAGGATGTCCAAGATCATCTTATGAGAATGAAGCTAAACGTGGAAAGAGTTTAATTTCCCGGGATTCTCCGCGACTTTCTTATGACGGTAGAGACCGAAGTCGATTCTCCTTTGAATCAAGAAGCCTCAAGTCCAGTCCTAAACTGAAAGAGCTCCCTAGACTCTCATTGGACAGCAGAACAACTGTCTGTAGGAATGTTCCAAATAGTAGCTGCTCTACTGACAAAGCCCCTGAGCTGCATCAGAAGCGGCTGCCGAGTGTTGTAGCAAAATTGATGGGTATTGAAACGTTGCCAGATTCATTATTGGCTACAGATACCCAATGTGGTGGTGAATCTTTTGCAAAACCATTAGAATCTAGAGATCTGAAAAGCTCACCACGGCAGACAAAAAATCTTGATCTGATTAAGAAACCTATTCCAAATTCAAGGCACCCTATTGAAACTGCACCTTGGAGGAAGCTAGCTGGAGCTCAAGTTCCTAAAAGCACAGCATTTAGGCCTGGTCCAGAACCAAGCTCCTCGGCTTACGGTGAGGTCGAGACGAGACTGAAAGATCTTGAACTTCAACAGTCCAGTAAGGATCTTAGAGCACTTAAAAAGATACTAGAAGCTATTCAAACTCGAGCACTATCCGAAATTGGGATGGAAGAACAAGGTTCAGTATTTGGAATTCAAAGGAACCAAGAACCAAGTTCTTCTAGTTCTAATCAAAAGACTAGATTGATAAGCCAACGAAACAGACGGAGCAATGTAGCTGAATCTCCAATTATCATCATCAGACCTGCTAAATCTGTTGATAAATCAGTTATATCAACCTCAATGATTCCAATGGATCGCTTTCCCGTGCTCCATAAGCTCCGAAACGAAGGATTTCAGGATAGTAAAAAAGGATCTAGCAATAGCCAAACCCGAGCACGCTTTCTTAAGAACACTCAAAAGGACCTTGCTGTCGTTACCTCTGAGAAGAAGCCGATTTCGAGACATATAAGATCACCTCAAACTTCTTCAAAACCGCAAGTAGTACTTAAAGAAAGCACCTCGACCACGAGCTTGATAAAAAGTTCAGATTCTGTTAGTCCAAGACTGAGACTGAGGAAGGTCGAGGTGGAGAAACGATCCCATCCACCTAAATCCGACGCAAACAAACCGAAAAGGAAAACGAAGGAGACAAAGTCTTCCAATATAAGACAATGTGATGAACAATCAAGTGAGATGAGCAATGAATCAAGATCTTTAAGTTGCCAAAGTGATGACATGACTTCAAAGATGGATATTGAGGTCCATAGCAGCATACAATCAACCAAGACCGACGTCGACCAGAGGCAAGCGATGGAGGCTGCTGAATTATTGACAACCAGCTCAGTTAAAaag TTATCAATGATGGCAGTCGGTGAAGACGGGTCGACAATAGAACAAGATACACTAGCAGTAGAGCATCCCAGCCCTGTCTCTGTCCTTGATGGCTCATTATATAGAGATGATGAACCATCTCCTGTGAAAAAAATCACAACCATCCTTGATGCCTCTCTGAAAG GTGATGATTGTCTAGATTCTAATGAGAGGCGTAGCGAAGATCAATGCAACCTTTCAGACGACATCTTTGTTAATCGTTCGGTTTTAAATCGTAACGTGGAGATTGAcaatatgaaatttgaaaatattgatgATCTGATTCAAAAGCTTAGACACTTGAACTCGCATCACGATGAAGCAGAAAAAGACTATATTGCATTGTTGTGTGAGAATACCAACCCGGATCACCGATACATTTCCGAGATACTGTTAGCTTCCGGCCTTCTACTCCAAGATCTTGGCTCGGACCTGACCACGTTTCAGCTTCATCCTTCTGGTAATCCGATCAACCCAGAGTTATTTTACGTTTTGGAGAAAACGAAGGCCGGTAGTTCGCCTGCTATATCTTCCAATTCCAATAGGGAGCGCAAGCTCATATTTGATGCTGTAAATGAGATACTTATTGAGAATTTAGCTGTCATTGATGGTGGTGCTCCTGAGCCATGGTTGAAACCAACAAAGATTGCAAAAGAAGCTCTAAGTGGACAAATGATTTTGAAGCAATTGTGTAATGAAATAGAACAGTTACAATCCAAGAAGTTCGAATGCAACTTCGACGAAGAGAAGAATGACTCGAAAAACATTCTGCAAGACGATGTGATGCGCCAGCCGAGGCGTTGGACAGATTTTCGTGGTGATATCTATGACGTCGTGTTGGATGTCGAGCGCTTGATATTCAAAGACTTGGTTAATGAGATTGTTATTCAGTGA
- the LOC111793571 gene encoding transcription factor TCP5-like, translating into MLRSSKEKGFGGKEEGISDEKYDMAKGSTRSRQWSGFRNPRIVRVSRSFGGKDRHSKVCTIRGLRDRRIRLSVPTAIQLYDLQDKLKLGQPSKVIDWLLDVTKLDIDKLPPLQIPTGLSPFHQHMLFPQYHHNSSTLPPPPPPPFAFDMKDSSTMHIRDVVNQTTMIEKSKSKGKWIDGGNDQEVEEDYNEQIMMNNCNAYNYNTCDHDHDHQHSSGVFPSQIEAQTSSSSCSSLVFTPYASYITNPFESHIHFLSSNSHTLSNPFIPSSLHPFASQNLKPFPPNFNLKQLLHADNNNDGGSGKDGAASGSS; encoded by the coding sequence ATGTTGAGAAgctcaaaagaaaagggttttggaggcaaagaagaaggaatcagtgatgaaaaatatgatatgGCTAAGGGATCAACGAGGTCAAGGCAGTGGTCAGGGTTTAGAAATCCAAGAATTGTGAGGGTTTCTCGTTCATTTGGAGGCAAAGATAGGCATAGCAAAGTTTGTACCATTAGGGGTTTGAGAGATAGAAGGATAAGGCTTTCAGTTCCAACAGCAATTCAACTCTATGATCTTCAAGACAAGCTTAAACTTGGGCAGCCTAGCAAGGTCATAGATTGGCTACTCGACGTCACGAAACTTGATATCGACAAGCTTCCGCCGCTCCAGATCCCGACCGGGTTGTCTCCGTTTCACCAACATATGCTCTTCCCTCAATATCATCATAATTCTAGTACtctccctcctcctcctcctcctccgttCGCCTTTGACATGAAGGATTCTTCGACGATGCATATCAGAGACGTCGTGAATCAAACGACGATGATCGAGAAATCGAAGTCgaaagggaagtggattgATGGAGGTAATGATcaagaagttgaagaagattATAATGAGCAAATTATGATGAACAATTGTAATGCTTACAATTACAACACTTGTGATCATGATCATGATCATCAACATTCTAGTGGGGTTTTTCCATCACAAATTGAGGCTCAAACAAGTtcatcttcatgttcttcactTGTTTTCACTCCATATGCTTCATACATCACAAACCCATTTGAAAGCCACATCCATTTCTTGAGCTCAAATTCTCATACTTTGTCCAATCCCTTCATACCATCATCTCTCCACCCTTTTGCCTCACAAAACTTGAAACCCTTTCCTCCAAACTTCAATCTCAAGCAGCTTCTTCATGCTGATAACAACAACGACGGCGGCTCCGGTAAAGACGGGGCGGCGTCTGGTAGCTCATAG